A stretch of Penaeus vannamei isolate JL-2024 chromosome 18, ASM4276789v1, whole genome shotgun sequence DNA encodes these proteins:
- the LOC138864796 gene encoding antifreeze protein Maxi-like has translation MKRCVMQQSNRQRQDSKRYHETMHNDTGQQHKGQYSEVSKHHQTTSKHGRQGCRKQVVPERPRRRPGIAATIATIATISATIATIATISATIATIATTIATIATTIATIATISATIATTIATISATTIATISATIATISATIDNTIATISATIATIATTIATISATIAIIDTTIVTISATIATIATTIATISATIDTTIATISATIATIATISATTIATITATTIATISATTIATITTTTIATITNHTLAQSFFRDELHTALF, from the exons ATGAAACGCTGTGTaatgcaacagagcaacagacAGCGACAGGACAGCAAACGCTACCACGAAACGATGCACAACGACACAGGCCAGCAGCACAAGGGACAATAT TCAGAAGTTAGTAAACATCACCAAACAACAAGCAAACACGGCCGCCAAGGATGCAGAAAACAAGTGGTTCCTGAGCGGCCACGAAGGCGCCCAGGAATTGccgccaccatcgccaccattgCTACCATCAgcgccaccatcgccaccattgCCACTATCAGCGCCACCAttgccaccatcgccaccaccattgccaccatcgccaccaccattgccaccattgccaccatcagcgccaccatcgccaccaccattgcTACCATCAGCGCCACCACCATTGCCACCATCAGCGCCACCATTGCCACCATCAGCGCCACCATCGACAACACCATTGCCACCATCAGTGCCACCAttgccaccatcgccaccaccattgcCACCATCAGCGCCACCATTGCCATCATCGACACCACCATTGTCACCATCAGCGCCACCAttgccaccatcgccaccaccattgcCACCATCAGCGCCACCATCGACACCACCATTGCCACCATCAGCGCCACCAttgccaccatcgccaccatcagcGCTactaccatcgccaccatcactgccaccaccatcgccaccatcagtGCTactaccatcgccaccatcactaccaccaccatcgccaccatcacgAATCACACACTTGCACAATCCTTTTTCAGAGATGAACTTCACACGGCCCTCTTCTGA